One genomic region from Drosophila busckii strain San Diego stock center, stock number 13000-0081.31 chromosome 3R, ASM1175060v1, whole genome shotgun sequence encodes:
- the LOC108604611 gene encoding patj homolog isoform X2, with protein MVLSTEWSQVEVIDLINDGNGLGFILVGGRSTGVVIKALQPGGVAERDQRLQLGDHLLQIGEVNLRGFSSEQVATVLRQTGAQVRLIVARPIEPTAIDYHTLASNAPIIPTKLLSDPEELSRHLFQNPSLATATAAATACSPMQVGTLVGLITGAPAGATTIDALIAPAPTPDTELADLPLPPLPASTSESRTGSHHCLHDLDIVPFSILSPPPRQSLQLPLEQRWSEITAAGATPTPQADECDGDGDYCSLASGSPLSCDSPETQTYVVELHKNVYGLGITVAGYVCEEEDVSGIFVKSIIEGSAAEMSGQIQINDRIVAVDGRTLAGVTNHQAVELLRNTDIVVQLTLERFLRGRKFEHLQVALTELKGGRHNDADAQSQLSMPASPSIATLSWLPPKSQADADSIVTDAGDAQMLEYAAELPSRDTVDSNMSHMLDRSDTSAARLTNGNGLGLEHDSGNDTDEQEPKAMELEAHGKTPTNEPLPLAAAAATAAAAAAAAPKATTPTILAAAGTGTVSPSAASLRVAWKSLGISLEGTVDVECGIEKRPHHYIRSILEDGPVGRQGILRPGDELLQVNEHKLQGLRHIDVVRILKELPPRVKLVCARGTRAPAGIINTSQNAEAFESRSLLPGGHQSLQNLLSKAQSESSLYTSSTATLTDTAGAGAAAQRSKSLENVSGLALWSCEVTLVGIEKTEQGFGFSILDYQDPLDAEGSVIVIRGLIRGGAAEATNEIYPGDRLISVGEHTLQGLELGEAVSILKSMPPGKTKLGICRPLSNSDSNSNSNIASPINDSAASST; from the exons ATGGTACTAAGCACCGAATGGTCACAGGTGGAGGTTATCGATCTGATTAACGATGGCAACGGCTTGGGCTTCATTTTGGTGGGCGGTCGCAGCACGGGCGTGGTCATCAAGGCCCTGCAGCCGGGCGGCGTCGCCGAGCGCGATCAACGCCTGCAGTTGGGCGATCATCTGCTCCAAATTGGCGAGGTGAACTTACGTGGGTTTAGCTCGGAGCAAGTGGCCACAGTTCTTCGTCAGACCGGAGCTCAGGTGCGTTTGATAGTGGCGCGGCCCATCGAGCCCACGGCCATTGATTACCACACGCTGGCCAGCAATGCGCCCATTATACCAACTAAGCTCCTCTCCGACCCCGAAGAACTGTCGCGGCATCTATTTCAAAATCCGAGCTTGGCCACGGCcacagccgccgccaccgcctgCTCACCCATGCAGGTGGGCACTCTGGTGGGTCTAATCACAGGCGCCCCAGCgggcgcaacaacaattgatgcACTGATTGCGCCAGCGCCGACGCCCGATACGGAACTGGCCGACTTGCCGCTGCCACCGCTGCCCGCCAGCACGTCGGAGTCACGGACGGGCTCACATCACTGCCTGCACGATCTGGACATTGTGCCGTTTTCCATATTGTCGCCGCCGCCTCGacagtcgctgcagctgccgctggagCAGCGCTGGAGTGAGATCACAGCCGCTGGCGCTACGCCCACGCCACAGGCGGACGAATGCGACGGCGATGGCGACTACTGCTCGCTGGCCTCTGGCTCGCCGCTCAGCTGTGATTCACCCGAAACGCAAACCTATGTTGTGGAGCTGCACAAGAATGTCTACGGCCTGGGCATAACTGTGGCCGGCTATGTGTGCGAGGAGGAGGATGTCTCCGGCATCTTTGTCAAGAGCATCATCGAGGGCAGCGCTGCCGAGATGAGCGGCCAGATACAAATCAATGATCGCATTGTGGCCGTGGATGGACGCACGCTGGCCGGCGTGACCAATCATCAGGCggtggagctgctgcgcaaTACGGATATTGTGGTGCAGCTGACCTTGGAGCGCTTCCTGCGCGGCCGCAAGTTCGAGCATCTGCAGGTGGCGCTGACCGAACTCAAAGGCGGCCGCCACAACGATGCCGACGCGCAGTCGCAGCTCTCAATGCCAGCATCGCCTTCAATAGCCACGCTCAGCTGGCTGCCGCCCAAGTCGCAAGCGGACGCGGACTCGATAGTCACAGATGCTGGCGATGCACAGATGCTGGAGTACGCCGCTGAGCTGCCCTCGCGCGATACTGTCGACTCGAATATGTCGCATATGCTCGATCGCAGCGACACGAGCGCAGCGCGCTTGACCAACGGCAATGGCCTTGGGCTGGAGCATGACAGCGGCAATGATACGGACGAGCAGGAGCCCAAGGCCATGGAGCTCGAGGCGCATGGCAAGACGCCCACCAATGAGCCACTgccattggcagcagctgcagcgacagcggcagccgcagccgccgcagctCCAAAGGCAACGACACCAACAATTCTGGCGGCGGCGGGCACGGGCACTGTAAGTCCCAGCGCCGCCTCGCTGCGTGTCGCCTGGAAAA GTCTAGGCATTAGCCTCGAGGGCACCGTTGACGTCGAGTGCGGCATTGAGAAGCGTCCGCATCATTATATACGCTCCATACTCGAGGACGGCCCCGTTGGCCGTCAGGGCATATTGCGGCCCGGCGACGAGCTGCTGCAGGTGAACGAGCACAAGCTGCAGGGCCTGCGCCACATCGATGTGGTACGCATACTCAAGGAGCTGCCGCCGCGCGTCAAGCTCGTCTGTGCGCGCGGCACACGCGCGCCCGCCGGCATCATCAATACCTCGCAGAATGCGGAGGCGTTTGAGTCGCGCAGTTTGCTGCCCGGCGGCCATCAGAGTCTGCAGAATCTGCTGAGCAAGGCGCAGTCGGAGAGCTCGCTGTATACATCGAGCACGGCTACGCTAACGGATACGGCCGGAGCGGGTGCTGCGGCGCAGCGCTCCAAGTCGTTGGAGAATGTTTCGGGACTGGCGCTTTGGAGTTGCGAGGTGACGCTGGTGGGCATTGAAAAGACAGAGCAAGGCTTTGGCTTCTCCATACTCGACTATCAGGATCCGCTGGATGCGGAGGGCAGTGTTATTGTGATACGTGGCCTCATACGCGGCGGTGCTGCCGAGGCCACCAACGAAATCTATCCCGGCGATCGTCTCATCAGCGTGGGTGAGCATACGCTGCAGGGCCTGGAGCTGGGCGAAGCGGTGTCCATACTCAAGTCTATGCCGCCGGGAAAAACTAAACTCGGCATCTGTCGCCCACTCTCCAATTcggacagcaacagcaatagcaacattgcCTCGCCCATTAACGActcagcagccagcagcacatAG
- the LOC108604611 gene encoding patj homolog isoform X1 — protein MVLSTEWSQVEVIDLINDGNGLGFILVGGRSTGVVIKALQPGGVAERDQRLQLGDHLLQIGEVNLRGFSSEQVATVLRQTGAQVRLIVARPIEPTAIDYHTLASNAPIIPTKLLSDPEELSRHLFQNPSLATATAAATACSPMQVGTLVGLITGAPAGATTIDALIAPAPTPDTELADLPLPPLPASTSESRTGSHHCLHDLDIVPFSILSPPPRQSLQLPLEQRWSEITAAGATPTPQADECDGDGDYCSLASGSPLSCDSPETQTYVVELHKNVYGLGITVAGYVCEEEDVSGIFVKSIIEGSAAEMSGQIQINDRIVAVDGRTLAGVTNHQAVELLRNTDIVVQLTLERFLRGRKFEHLQVALTELKGGRHNDADAQSQLSMPASPSIATLSWLPPKSQADADSIVTDAGDAQMLEYAAELPSRDTVDSNMSHMLDRSDTSAARLTNGNGLGLEHDSGNDTDEQEPKAMELEAHGKTPTNEPLPLAAAAATAAAAAAAAPKATTPTILAAAGTGTVSPSAASLRVAWKSEFPDSEILVAEINKLSGLGISLEGTVDVECGIEKRPHHYIRSILEDGPVGRQGILRPGDELLQVNEHKLQGLRHIDVVRILKELPPRVKLVCARGTRAPAGIINTSQNAEAFESRSLLPGGHQSLQNLLSKAQSESSLYTSSTATLTDTAGAGAAAQRSKSLENVSGLALWSCEVTLVGIEKTEQGFGFSILDYQDPLDAEGSVIVIRGLIRGGAAEATNEIYPGDRLISVGEHTLQGLELGEAVSILKSMPPGKTKLGICRPLSNSDSNSNSNIASPINDSAASST, from the coding sequence ATGGTACTAAGCACCGAATGGTCACAGGTGGAGGTTATCGATCTGATTAACGATGGCAACGGCTTGGGCTTCATTTTGGTGGGCGGTCGCAGCACGGGCGTGGTCATCAAGGCCCTGCAGCCGGGCGGCGTCGCCGAGCGCGATCAACGCCTGCAGTTGGGCGATCATCTGCTCCAAATTGGCGAGGTGAACTTACGTGGGTTTAGCTCGGAGCAAGTGGCCACAGTTCTTCGTCAGACCGGAGCTCAGGTGCGTTTGATAGTGGCGCGGCCCATCGAGCCCACGGCCATTGATTACCACACGCTGGCCAGCAATGCGCCCATTATACCAACTAAGCTCCTCTCCGACCCCGAAGAACTGTCGCGGCATCTATTTCAAAATCCGAGCTTGGCCACGGCcacagccgccgccaccgcctgCTCACCCATGCAGGTGGGCACTCTGGTGGGTCTAATCACAGGCGCCCCAGCgggcgcaacaacaattgatgcACTGATTGCGCCAGCGCCGACGCCCGATACGGAACTGGCCGACTTGCCGCTGCCACCGCTGCCCGCCAGCACGTCGGAGTCACGGACGGGCTCACATCACTGCCTGCACGATCTGGACATTGTGCCGTTTTCCATATTGTCGCCGCCGCCTCGacagtcgctgcagctgccgctggagCAGCGCTGGAGTGAGATCACAGCCGCTGGCGCTACGCCCACGCCACAGGCGGACGAATGCGACGGCGATGGCGACTACTGCTCGCTGGCCTCTGGCTCGCCGCTCAGCTGTGATTCACCCGAAACGCAAACCTATGTTGTGGAGCTGCACAAGAATGTCTACGGCCTGGGCATAACTGTGGCCGGCTATGTGTGCGAGGAGGAGGATGTCTCCGGCATCTTTGTCAAGAGCATCATCGAGGGCAGCGCTGCCGAGATGAGCGGCCAGATACAAATCAATGATCGCATTGTGGCCGTGGATGGACGCACGCTGGCCGGCGTGACCAATCATCAGGCggtggagctgctgcgcaaTACGGATATTGTGGTGCAGCTGACCTTGGAGCGCTTCCTGCGCGGCCGCAAGTTCGAGCATCTGCAGGTGGCGCTGACCGAACTCAAAGGCGGCCGCCACAACGATGCCGACGCGCAGTCGCAGCTCTCAATGCCAGCATCGCCTTCAATAGCCACGCTCAGCTGGCTGCCGCCCAAGTCGCAAGCGGACGCGGACTCGATAGTCACAGATGCTGGCGATGCACAGATGCTGGAGTACGCCGCTGAGCTGCCCTCGCGCGATACTGTCGACTCGAATATGTCGCATATGCTCGATCGCAGCGACACGAGCGCAGCGCGCTTGACCAACGGCAATGGCCTTGGGCTGGAGCATGACAGCGGCAATGATACGGACGAGCAGGAGCCCAAGGCCATGGAGCTCGAGGCGCATGGCAAGACGCCCACCAATGAGCCACTgccattggcagcagctgcagcgacagcggcagccgcagccgccgcagctCCAAAGGCAACGACACCAACAATTCTGGCGGCGGCGGGCACGGGCACTGTAAGTCCCAGCGCCGCCTCGCTGCGTGTCGCCTGGAAAAGTGAGTTTCCCGACAGTGAAATTTTAGTTgccgaaataaataaactttcaGGTCTAGGCATTAGCCTCGAGGGCACCGTTGACGTCGAGTGCGGCATTGAGAAGCGTCCGCATCATTATATACGCTCCATACTCGAGGACGGCCCCGTTGGCCGTCAGGGCATATTGCGGCCCGGCGACGAGCTGCTGCAGGTGAACGAGCACAAGCTGCAGGGCCTGCGCCACATCGATGTGGTACGCATACTCAAGGAGCTGCCGCCGCGCGTCAAGCTCGTCTGTGCGCGCGGCACACGCGCGCCCGCCGGCATCATCAATACCTCGCAGAATGCGGAGGCGTTTGAGTCGCGCAGTTTGCTGCCCGGCGGCCATCAGAGTCTGCAGAATCTGCTGAGCAAGGCGCAGTCGGAGAGCTCGCTGTATACATCGAGCACGGCTACGCTAACGGATACGGCCGGAGCGGGTGCTGCGGCGCAGCGCTCCAAGTCGTTGGAGAATGTTTCGGGACTGGCGCTTTGGAGTTGCGAGGTGACGCTGGTGGGCATTGAAAAGACAGAGCAAGGCTTTGGCTTCTCCATACTCGACTATCAGGATCCGCTGGATGCGGAGGGCAGTGTTATTGTGATACGTGGCCTCATACGCGGCGGTGCTGCCGAGGCCACCAACGAAATCTATCCCGGCGATCGTCTCATCAGCGTGGGTGAGCATACGCTGCAGGGCCTGGAGCTGGGCGAAGCGGTGTCCATACTCAAGTCTATGCCGCCGGGAAAAACTAAACTCGGCATCTGTCGCCCACTCTCCAATTcggacagcaacagcaatagcaacattgcCTCGCCCATTAACGActcagcagccagcagcacatAG